The genomic interval TCGGGATACGTCAAGTCTCCTCCCTTCACGGTTATGAACATAGCGATCAAGAACCTGAACTGTCCTCTGAAACTGTCTGGGACAAAGCTGGATGCCCCCGAGGGCACGGCCGATCTGTACGGAGGAAAGGTCGTCAGCTCTGCGTGGATCGATTTCGGAACGATGAAGTTTTCCAAGAAGGTCTCCCTGTCCGGAACCGACGTGGCCCCCCTAATAAAGGACTTCGCCGGAACCAAGGGAACGGTGACGGGAACGGCCAAGGCTAAATTTTCCGCATCAGGCGTTCTAAGTCCCTTCGCCATGAAGGGAGAGGGGACCCTTGACCTCGGCGGCGGCAGGCTGACAGGCTTCCCGATCGCCGATATGGCGGCGTCCCTCTACGGTTCCGACGGCATCTCCTACGCCAAGGGACACGGTGATTTCCGGATGGTGGACATGGTGCTCCACCTGGACAAGGGAACCCTGGTCACCGCCAGAGAGGGTGACCCGATATATAGGACCATGGCTGTGATAGGAACGGTCGGTCCGGATAAGAAGCTGAACCTGTCCTGCTCCGGAGAGGTCAACGTCAAGCTCCTCAACGCGGCTGTGGGAGCCGGTCTCGGTGGTCTGGCCGGGGGCGGAGTCGGAACCCTGGCGGCGGTTGTAGGAGGGGTCTTAGGCGGAGCCCAGCAGGGTATCGTCAAGGACGATTTCAGGGATATCTCCTTCCGGGTCGCGGGCACCATGGACTCGTCGTCCGTCAAGGATCTCAAGATAGGTCCCTCCAAGATAGCTCCGGAGAAGACCGAAGCCGCTCCGGCGGAGGAGATAGTTCCCTCGGTTCCTAAGGATGTCGTCTCCGGCGTCTCCGAGGACGTTCAGGAACCCGCTCAGCCCAAGAAGCTGGAGGACCAGCTGAAGGAGGCCGTCGAGGAAGAGGCGGGGAAGCTCCTTCAGGGTATCCTGGGAGGCGGCAAGGACTGACGTCTTTCCGGTGTCTTCGATCTTTAGAGGGGGGAGAGAGGGATTGTGCCTCTCTCCCCTTTTCCTTAGAGGTGTATAATTTCATCACCGCGACATATTTAAACCATTGGGGTGAAGACCATGGACAGATCGGATCTTAGAAATTGCCGAAGGATCGTTGTAAAGGTGGGAACGAGCACGGTCACCCATCCGACGGGGAAACTCAACCTCCTTCGGATGGAGCGTCTGGCAAGAGCCCTTTCGGACCTGCACAACCAGGGCAAGGACGTGATTTTGATAAGCTCCGGTGCCGTAGGAGCCGGGGTGGGCAGGATGGGTCTCAGGGAGCGACCGTCGACCCTTCCCATGAAACAGGCTCTGGCGGCGGTCGGTCAGGCATCTTTGATGCAGATGTACGAGAAGTTCTTCGGGGAGTACGGTCAGAACGTGGGACAGGTCCTTCTGACCAGGGACGCCTTCGACGATAGACATAGATATCTTAACGTCAGGAACACCCTGTGCGGGCTTCTGGAGCTGGGAGTCGTGCCGATAATAAACGAAAACGATACCGTGGCTGTCGACGAGATCAAGTTCGGAGACAACGATACCCTGTCCGCCCTGGTCGCGGTGGCGGTCCAGGCCGATCTGCTGATAATACTGTCCGATATAGACGGCCTGTACGACCGTAACCCGAAGGAGCATCCGGACGCCACCAGACTGTCGGTGGTGGCCGATATCTCCGACGAGATCAGGGCCAACTCTACCGGGAGGGGGTCAAGCTTCGCCAGCGGAGGGATGTACACCAAGCTGGCCGCTGCGGACATAGTCCTTCCGGCGGGGATACCGATGGTGATAGCCAGCGGGGGAGAGGACAGGATCACCCGGAGAATCCTGGAGGGCGAGGAACTCGGCACTCTGTTCGTGCCCTATCAGACCGGCAGACACGCCAGGAAACAGTGGATCACATCAGGGGCGAGACCTCAGGGGGTTCTCGTCATAGACGACGGTGCCGTAGAAGCGCTTACAGAGGGAGGCGGAAGTCTTCTGCCCTCGGGTGTAATAGCGGTCAGAGGCGAGTTCTCCAGAGGACAGATCGTCTCCATTCAGGAGATCAAGGGAGACGAGATAGCCCGAGGGCTCTCCAACTACGACAGCTCGGAGATACTGGCTATATTGGGGCATCAGAGCGAGGAGATCGCCGATCTTCTGGGAGACAAGGACTTCGACGAGGTGGTCCACAGGGACAATCTCGCCGTTTTATGATCGTATTATTTTTGGGGGTATGAAAAGTGGAAGAAAAGCTTAGATTGATGGGGCTCTCCGCTCGGGAGGCGGCCAGAAACCTTGCCTTGATGGGGAGGAAAGATAAGGACCGAGCCCTGAGGGAGATGGCCTCGTCGATACGTTCCCATCGGGATTCCATCATGGAGGCCAACGGCTTGGATCTGGAGGAGGGCCGGAAGACCGGTCTGTCCGAGCCTCTTCTGGAGCGGCTGACCCTGGACTACAAGAGGATAGAGGCTATGGCGTCGGGGCTCGAGCAGATAGCGGCGCTGCCGGATCCGATAGGGGCCGGTCTGGGCAGCTGTATAAGCGAGGACGGCCTGGAGATATCCAGGGTCAGGGTTCCTCTCGGGGTGATAGGGATGATATACGAGTCCCGTCCCAACGTTACCGCCGACGCGGCGGGACTCTGCCTCAAGTCGGGAAACGCTGTGATACTGAGAGGCGGCAGGGAGGCGTATCACTCCAACGGTGCCATCGCCGACGCGATAGGAAAGGCCCTTGCGAAGGTCGATTTTCCTGCCGGAGCGGTTCAGCTGCTGGACGACCCCGGCAGGGAGGCCACCCAGGCTCTCATGGGTTTGGAGTCTCTGGACGTTCTCATACCGAGAGGCGGAAAGGGGCTGAAGGCCGCGGTCAGAAAGCACGCCACTGTTCCGGTGATAATGACAGGCATGGGACTCTGCCATCTCTACGTGGATAGCTCGGCCGACGTGGACATGGCCGTCAGGATCGCCGTAAACGCCAAGGCTCAGAGACCCTCGGTCTGTAACAGCATAGAGACCCTTCTGGTCCATTCCGACGTGGCGTCCCGATTCCTGCCCCCTCTTGTAAAGGCGATGGAGGAAGCTGGCGTGGAGCTTAGGGGCGACGAGAGGGTCAGGAATATCGTGCCGATGAAGTCCGCCGTAGAGGAGGACTGGGACACCGAATATCTGGCTCTGATCCTTTCGATCGGGATGGTCGACTCCCTGGACGAGGCTATGGATCATATCCACCTTCACGGATCGGGACACAGCGAGGCCATAGTCACCAGAGATTACGGCAGCTCCAGGCGGTTCCTGGACGGAGTGGACGCCGCGGCGGTCTACGTCAACGCCTCCACCAGGTTTACCGACGGGGCGGTCTTCGGTCTGGGGGCCGAGATGGGTATAAGCACCCAGAAACTTCACGCCAGGGGACCTATGGGGATAGAACAGCTCACCACGATCAAATTCCGGGTCTCCGGATCGGGTCAGATAAGGTCCTAGGAAGGTTCTATGAGGATATCGGTTTTATGCGGAGGGGACTCTCCGGAGAGGGAAGTCTCCCTGGACAGCGGCAAGGCGGTAGCCGAGGGTTTGAAGGCCAAGGGCCATTCGGTCGAGCTGGTGGATCTGCCGTCTCCTGAGGCCCTGTTCTCCTTCCTGGCCGGTGATCGTCCCGACCTGTGTTTCGTGGCCCTTCACGGAGGATGGGGCGAGGACGGCAGGCTTCAGGCGGTGTTGGATATGGCGGGGGTTCCCTATACCGGTTCGGGGCCGTCTGGCTGTGCCGTTGCGATGGACAAGACCCTCTCCAAAGGGGCTTTCGCGGCGGCGGGGCTCGACGTCCCCTGGGGCGTGGCGGTCCATCCCGGCGAGGGAGCCTCTCCTGTGGAGGCTCTCTCCAGATGGGGGACCCTGGTGGTGAAGCCCTGTTGCGGAGGCAGTACCGTGGCGACCTACATAGTCTCCGAGGAGGACGAACTGAGGAAGGCCCTTCGGTCCGCGTGGAATCTAGAGAACAGGGCTCTGGTGGAGGCCTATGTGGCCGGCAGGGAGCTTACCGTGACGGTGATGGAGGAAAGAGGGATTCCCAGGGCCTTCCCGATAGTGGAGATCCTTCCCGACGGGGATTTCTATGATTACAGATCCAAGTACGGCGGGGGCAGTCGTTACGTCTCTCCGGCGATTCTGGACCCGTCGGTGGTGGACGTGGTTTCCCGGTTCGCCGAGATAGCCCACAGGGTATCGGGGTGTTCCATCTACTCCAGGGTGGACATAAGACTGGACGGTAAAAATCGTCCTTTCGTGTTGGAGGTAAACACCGTTCCCGGTATGACCTCCAACAGTTTGGTTCCCAAGGCGGCCAGAGCGGGTGGATTCTCCTTTCCCGACCTGCTGGATCACATAGTGGAGGAGTCCATGGCGTCTTTTTCCCGTTGAATCGGAATATCTCGTTAACGACAGGGGGGGCTTGCGAAACGCAAGCGCCCCCCCTGTCGTTTTGTTGTATATGACGATCGATATGATATACTTGTATCGGAGTTTAGCTTGTTTCCGCTCGATTGTTGCCACAACCTCCTTTTTCCTCGGGCTTTTATCTGTTAGTGATTTCTATCTCGTCTTTTTTCTACCTTCGAAAGTAAATCGAGTTTGCCCGAAATCGGCTGTTTTCCCTTTCGGAAGCGGGAGGTCTAGGCGTCTTCGTTGTATTGAAGATTGAAAATTAAAAAAGCCCCGTCCTGCGGGGATCACATCTCAGAGGAGGGATGTCTCATGCTGTCCGACAGAGACAGAAAGCTTCTTTATCTTCACCGTCACGGTAGCTCCTTGCCGATACCTGCTAGGCTATGCCGTCTGGGCATGGAGGATTACGACGAGATTATGGCCTTGAACTCCAGGGTATACAGGGAGGTCGGCGACGAAGATATATATGCCTCGGAGAACTCCATAGAGAGAAACCTCTCAGGAGAGGGGTTTGCCCTCGGGGTCAAGGCAGGTGGCCTTTTGGTGGCATTGTGCGTCTTTTCCTGGGTCTTGGAGGATATGTTCAAGGTGGTGGAGGGGACGTATCTGGACAGCTGGAGCCTGGAGCAGTTCGCCATGAGGGATATAGTCGTGGTGGACAGGGATTTCCGTGGAAACGGGCTGCACCGGATGCTTATATCCGCATCGGGGTCTTTCATCCCATCCAGCAGGCGTTACGTCATCTCCACCGTCTCTCCCAGAAACTGGGCTAGCCTGAAGAACGTACTGGCCGAGGGATACTACGTCGTTTCCTGTAAGAAACTTTACGGAGGACACACCAGGTTCATCACCTGGCAGGATCTGGACGATCCGATGGTGATAGCCAGACCCCTTCACCTGAGGATTCCGTCGGGAGAGGTTGAGCATCATCGCAGGGTTCTCGCCATGGGGGCTGTTGGTTACGAACTGGACAGGGCCGGACCGGACGTCGTTCTCCGTTACGGCAAGGGGGTAAGGCGATCCATGATGATCTCCTCTATCCTGGGAGACGAGGACAGCCAGGTAAGCTAAAAAAAATCGGAGACCGAATCCAA from Dethiosulfovibrio faecalis carries:
- the proB gene encoding glutamate 5-kinase is translated as MDRSDLRNCRRIVVKVGTSTVTHPTGKLNLLRMERLARALSDLHNQGKDVILISSGAVGAGVGRMGLRERPSTLPMKQALAAVGQASLMQMYEKFFGEYGQNVGQVLLTRDAFDDRHRYLNVRNTLCGLLELGVVPIINENDTVAVDEIKFGDNDTLSALVAVAVQADLLIILSDIDGLYDRNPKEHPDATRLSVVADISDEIRANSTGRGSSFASGGMYTKLAAADIVLPAGIPMVIASGGEDRITRRILEGEELGTLFVPYQTGRHARKQWITSGARPQGVLVIDDGAVEALTEGGGSLLPSGVIAVRGEFSRGQIVSIQEIKGDEIARGLSNYDSSEILAILGHQSEEIADLLGDKDFDEVVHRDNLAVL
- a CDS encoding D-alanine--D-alanine ligase family protein, whose protein sequence is MRISVLCGGDSPEREVSLDSGKAVAEGLKAKGHSVELVDLPSPEALFSFLAGDRPDLCFVALHGGWGEDGRLQAVLDMAGVPYTGSGPSGCAVAMDKTLSKGAFAAAGLDVPWGVAVHPGEGASPVEALSRWGTLVVKPCCGGSTVATYIVSEEDELRKALRSAWNLENRALVEAYVAGRELTVTVMEERGIPRAFPIVEILPDGDFYDYRSKYGGGSRYVSPAILDPSVVDVVSRFAEIAHRVSGCSIYSRVDIRLDGKNRPFVLEVNTVPGMTSNSLVPKAARAGGFSFPDLLDHIVEESMASFSR
- a CDS encoding glutamate-5-semialdehyde dehydrogenase, producing MEEKLRLMGLSAREAARNLALMGRKDKDRALREMASSIRSHRDSIMEANGLDLEEGRKTGLSEPLLERLTLDYKRIEAMASGLEQIAALPDPIGAGLGSCISEDGLEISRVRVPLGVIGMIYESRPNVTADAAGLCLKSGNAVILRGGREAYHSNGAIADAIGKALAKVDFPAGAVQLLDDPGREATQALMGLESLDVLIPRGGKGLKAAVRKHATVPVIMTGMGLCHLYVDSSADVDMAVRIAVNAKAQRPSVCNSIETLLVHSDVASRFLPPLVKAMEEAGVELRGDERVRNIVPMKSAVEEDWDTEYLALILSIGMVDSLDEAMDHIHLHGSGHSEAIVTRDYGSSRRFLDGVDAAAVYVNASTRFTDGAVFGLGAEMGISTQKLHARGPMGIEQLTTIKFRVSGSGQIRS